In a single window of the Coprothermobacter proteolyticus DSM 5265 genome:
- a CDS encoding ECF transporter S component — protein MNNNNGTREITLTALSAAFVTVATMLIRIPHPLTKGYINIGDAAVIAVAMVLGKRLGWLAGGLGSALADLLGGYAHWAPWTFLIKSAEGYIVSTSDVKAKFDWRWVVGPAVMVLGYFVVEIFMYGTAAALAEIPGNAFQGLVGAIVGPLLGKAFVGALGGANR, from the coding sequence TTGAACAACAACAATGGGACACGCGAGATCACATTGACTGCATTGTCAGCTGCTTTTGTCACTGTGGCAACCATGCTCATAAGGATTCCTCATCCACTCACCAAGGGGTACATAAACATTGGTGATGCTGCAGTAATAGCCGTGGCTATGGTGCTCGGGAAACGCTTAGGTTGGCTTGCAGGTGGTTTGGGCAGCGCTCTAGCTGACCTGCTGGGGGGTTATGCTCACTGGGCACCTTGGACTTTCCTAATCAAGAGTGCGGAAGGTTACATTGTGTCAACCAGCGACGTGAAAGCAAAGTTTGACTGGCGCTGGGTTGTGGGCCCCGCTGTGATGGTTTTGGGCTATTTTGTGGTGGAGATTTTCATGTACGGGACGGCAGCAGCTTTAGCAGAGATTCCTGGCAACGCATTCCAGGGGTTGGTAGGTGCCATTGTGGGACCATTACTTGGAAAGGCTTTTGTGGGAGCATTAGGAGGTGCAAATAGATGA
- the rpoB gene encoding DNA-directed RNA polymerase subunit beta, with product MTARKKIWEVSGKVSKPTLSEVPYPDFLEAKKNSWNWFVTEGLRELFNTYFPIEDAKGRWRIDILDYYFENDVADETGNPINTPEDAIREHATYAKRLIVKVRVHNSETGEIVEKEHVLGKRIPWMTDSGDFIVNGSRRVTLNQLVRSPGIYLEADGSLRRISLIPQRGTWIDIEYDGKNPLSIVLDRRSKKLNLATYLRALGYMSDDEIRTRLKDSALKWIEFFLNDAGFDNKKLFVSQNLVSYFNYLRSYYSSTAQTVSEFRNVLENLDVDDQLLERLEEYNVESVLDEIAESYASQYSGLEILNIFKTIVDENLKLLIDKTIDGDTSINIFTVSTVWDQIVAALRETELLEDVLDKDGSVVVRANSPMSTRDVETFFKSHVIPMVRSGKYDIKVKVPVRGQMKAYEGWVIADDVEVDGESVEGRALDPELAKSLRKVSDFVTLQVPIKRFFQGSAFVELEKRRTGETLSEREAERRFRQLLFDPKRNQIGRVGAYHIEHRYGIKVEDSLTDEMLAELGGILLAYCIGSTMPDDIDHLSNRRVRAIGELYYEVFANAFERLVKTARDEMINQQKEPELKLHRVLAQNILTQYVWRFVNPSEVHQLLEYTNPLTEITHKRRVTAMGRGGLSREHASIEVRDVHHTHYGRLCPIETPEGQNIGLILSLATYAKLNEHGFLITPYRRVVNGEVTDEIVWMDALEEEKEYIVPADTPLNGRKINVDRVLARHRSQWVAVDKDQITLMDVSVTQPFSISASLVPFLESDDAIRALMGSNMQRQAVPLINAESPIVATGMEKHVVESLDYVIKANQDGTVSYVDGKQVKIKAEDGYEKTYQLKVFDRTNQDTVVHFRPKVKQGQKVKKGDVLAEAITSDNGELALGRNVLVAFMPWEGYNYEDAILISKRLVKDDVFTSVHIREYMVEVAELSRGRSEEITYDLPDSVSEQEKRYLDPETGIVMVGTEVKPGDILVGKVTPKEEEDKSIETKLLSAIFGEKLDKVKDTSLRVPPAEGGIVVDTQILRNSETGKIKAVKVFVAQKRKIQPGDKMSGRHGNKGVVSRVLPEEDMPFLPDGRPVDIVLNPLGVPSRMNIGQLLELHLGLAAKVLGFKVEVPIFSNFGVEGVKELLREAGLPENGKVVLRDGRTGEEFLSDITVGYMYMMKLIHMVEDKWHARSTGDYALVTQQPLGGRAHFGGQRLGEMEVWALEAYGASYVLQEMLTVKSDDVEGRKKAYIALTRNQPLEPPQLPESFKVLELELKALGFMVEKLETEKKEKTLEIPGVSLPKFTTEEE from the coding sequence TTGACTGCCAGAAAGAAAATATGGGAAGTCAGCGGCAAGGTCAGTAAGCCAACATTGAGTGAGGTTCCATATCCCGATTTCCTGGAAGCCAAGAAGAATTCCTGGAATTGGTTTGTCACCGAAGGTCTGCGAGAGTTATTTAATACGTATTTTCCCATCGAGGATGCTAAGGGACGTTGGCGCATAGATATATTAGATTATTATTTTGAGAATGATGTGGCTGACGAAACCGGCAACCCCATCAATACCCCAGAGGACGCTATAAGGGAACACGCCACTTATGCCAAAAGGCTCATTGTAAAGGTGCGTGTGCACAACAGCGAGACAGGGGAAATAGTAGAGAAAGAGCACGTTTTGGGTAAAAGAATACCTTGGATGACAGATTCAGGGGATTTCATAGTGAATGGTTCTAGGAGGGTAACTCTGAACCAGCTAGTGAGGTCACCTGGAATTTACTTGGAAGCAGATGGTTCACTTAGGAGAATTTCTCTCATACCCCAAAGAGGAACTTGGATCGATATTGAGTATGATGGTAAGAATCCACTAAGCATTGTTTTGGATAGGCGCTCCAAAAAGCTTAATTTGGCGACGTATCTTAGAGCTTTGGGTTATATGTCAGATGATGAGATTAGAACAAGACTTAAAGACAGTGCTTTAAAGTGGATAGAGTTTTTCCTAAACGATGCTGGTTTTGACAACAAGAAGCTGTTTGTGTCACAAAATCTTGTTTCTTACTTTAATTACTTGCGCAGTTATTATTCTTCTACAGCACAGACCGTTTCAGAGTTTAGGAATGTACTTGAAAACTTGGATGTGGATGATCAACTCTTGGAAAGATTGGAAGAATACAATGTAGAAAGCGTCCTAGATGAAATCGCAGAATCCTATGCTTCTCAGTATAGTGGTTTGGAGATACTAAACATTTTCAAAACGATTGTGGACGAAAATCTCAAGCTGTTAATTGATAAGACCATTGACGGGGATACATCTATAAACATTTTCACGGTTTCCACTGTGTGGGACCAAATTGTTGCTGCTTTAAGAGAAACTGAACTTTTGGAGGATGTTCTGGATAAAGACGGCTCAGTAGTGGTTCGCGCTAATTCACCCATGAGCACAAGAGATGTAGAAACATTCTTCAAGTCGCATGTGATTCCCATGGTCAGATCAGGTAAATACGACATTAAAGTCAAAGTTCCTGTTCGCGGTCAGATGAAAGCCTATGAAGGTTGGGTCATCGCCGATGATGTGGAAGTGGATGGGGAGAGCGTTGAAGGACGCGCATTAGATCCTGAACTGGCCAAAAGTTTAAGAAAAGTAAGTGACTTTGTGACTTTGCAGGTTCCTATAAAGAGGTTCTTCCAAGGCAGCGCTTTTGTTGAGTTGGAAAAAAGAAGAACAGGCGAAACACTTTCTGAAAGAGAAGCAGAAAGACGATTCAGACAATTACTATTTGATCCAAAAAGAAACCAAATTGGTCGTGTGGGTGCATACCACATTGAACACCGTTATGGCATAAAAGTGGAAGATTCTCTAACCGATGAAATGCTCGCGGAACTCGGCGGCATATTGCTGGCTTACTGCATTGGCTCTACCATGCCCGATGATATTGACCACCTTAGCAACAGGCGTGTTCGTGCTATTGGCGAGCTCTATTATGAGGTATTTGCCAATGCCTTTGAGCGCTTGGTTAAAACAGCCAGAGACGAGATGATTAACCAGCAGAAAGAACCTGAGCTCAAACTACACCGTGTTTTGGCTCAGAACATATTGACTCAGTACGTTTGGCGTTTCGTGAATCCATCTGAAGTGCATCAGCTTTTGGAGTACACGAACCCGTTAACAGAAATAACCCATAAGCGTCGTGTGACTGCCATGGGGCGTGGTGGACTTAGTCGTGAGCACGCCAGTATTGAAGTTCGTGACGTTCATCATACACACTATGGTAGGCTGTGCCCCATTGAGACACCAGAAGGACAGAATATTGGACTCATACTATCTTTGGCGACGTATGCCAAGCTCAACGAGCATGGGTTCTTGATAACACCATATAGGCGTGTGGTCAATGGTGAAGTAACTGATGAAATCGTTTGGATGGACGCTTTGGAAGAGGAAAAGGAATACATTGTTCCAGCGGACACTCCGTTAAATGGAAGAAAAATAAACGTGGACAGAGTACTTGCCAGACACAGAAGTCAATGGGTTGCAGTGGATAAGGATCAGATAACACTTATGGATGTCAGTGTGACTCAGCCATTCTCAATTTCCGCCTCACTGGTGCCTTTCTTGGAGTCAGACGACGCCATACGCGCGCTCATGGGTTCCAACATGCAGAGGCAAGCTGTTCCACTGATCAATGCTGAATCTCCCATTGTGGCTACAGGTATGGAAAAGCATGTGGTGGAGTCCTTGGATTATGTCATAAAAGCGAATCAAGATGGCACGGTTTCTTATGTGGATGGCAAACAAGTAAAGATTAAGGCAGAAGATGGCTATGAAAAGACTTATCAACTAAAAGTTTTTGATAGAACAAACCAAGATACGGTGGTTCATTTCCGACCCAAGGTAAAGCAAGGGCAGAAGGTTAAGAAGGGCGATGTTTTGGCTGAAGCCATAACCTCTGATAATGGAGAACTAGCTTTAGGCCGCAACGTTTTAGTCGCTTTTATGCCTTGGGAAGGTTACAACTACGAAGACGCCATACTCATTAGTAAGCGTCTGGTCAAGGATGATGTGTTTACCTCAGTGCACATACGCGAATACATGGTAGAAGTGGCAGAGCTTAGCAGAGGTAGATCTGAAGAGATCACTTACGACTTACCAGATTCCGTCTCCGAGCAGGAGAAAAGATACTTGGATCCTGAAACCGGTATTGTTATGGTGGGTACCGAGGTCAAACCTGGTGACATCTTGGTTGGTAAGGTAACCCCAAAAGAAGAAGAAGATAAATCCATTGAAACGAAACTGCTTAGTGCCATTTTTGGTGAAAAACTGGACAAAGTTAAAGATACATCTCTTCGTGTACCACCTGCTGAAGGTGGAATCGTTGTTGATACTCAGATTTTGCGAAACAGCGAAACAGGAAAGATAAAAGCTGTGAAGGTGTTTGTGGCACAGAAGAGAAAAATCCAGCCTGGAGATAAGATGTCTGGTAGACACGGCAACAAGGGAGTGGTTTCCAGAGTTTTACCCGAGGAGGATATGCCCTTCCTGCCAGATGGCAGACCCGTGGACATCGTGCTCAACCCACTGGGTGTTCCTTCCAGAATGAACATAGGTCAACTTTTGGAGCTGCACTTGGGGTTGGCTGCGAAAGTTCTGGGCTTTAAAGTGGAAGTACCCATATTCAGTAATTTCGGTGTAGAAGGCGTAAAAGAATTGCTTAGAGAAGCTGGGCTGCCAGAAAACGGCAAAGTGGTTCTGCGCGATGGAAGAACAGGAGAAGAATTCCTATCCGATATAACTGTGGGTTACATGTACATGATGAAGCTTATTCACATGGTAGAAGACAAGTGGCATGCACGTTCAACTGGTGATTATGCATTGGTTACTCAGCAGCCACTTGGTGGTAGAGCACACTTTGGCGGCCAAAGGTTGGGAGAGATGGAAGTTTGGGCGCTGGAAGCCTATGGAGCAAGCTATGTGCTTCAAGAAATGCTAACAGTGAAGTCAGACGACGTGGAAGGAAGAAAGAAAGCCTATATTGCTCTGACACGCAACCAACCATTGGAGCCACCGCAACTTCCTGAATCCTTCAAGGTGCTTGAACTGGAACTCAAGGCGCTCGGATTCATGGTGGAGAAGCTTGAGACAGAGAAGAAAGAAAAAACTTTGGAGATACCCGGTGTGTCTCTCCCGAAGTTCACTACTGAAGAGGAGTGA
- a CDS encoding endonuclease III domain-containing protein, translating into MNMHIHKRFAPPQEVVHLLAQTYTFDPYAKNDPTRVLLSCILSARTKDEITYPTADRLFSFYPTPLSLCQAHLTDLENILKPVGFYRQKAKYVRDAACYIEKWGVPKTTKQLTQVPGIGPKCAAIVRAFGWGIPDIAVDAHVQRISKRLGWTEEKDDHLRTQTKLKTLLPIHEWVYVNHLLVSLGRHVCRPQRPLCHQCVLNSLCPYPSNP; encoded by the coding sequence ATGAATATGCATATACATAAAAGATTTGCTCCGCCACAAGAAGTAGTTCATTTGCTTGCACAAACGTATACTTTTGATCCCTATGCCAAAAACGATCCCACAAGAGTACTTCTTAGTTGCATACTGTCAGCTCGTACCAAAGATGAAATAACCTACCCCACAGCTGACAGACTCTTTTCCTTTTACCCCACACCACTAAGCTTATGTCAGGCGCATTTGACTGATCTTGAAAACATACTAAAACCCGTTGGTTTCTACCGGCAGAAAGCCAAATACGTCAGAGATGCAGCTTGTTACATCGAAAAGTGGGGTGTTCCAAAAACCACGAAGCAGCTAACACAGGTTCCTGGCATTGGACCAAAATGTGCAGCCATAGTACGTGCATTCGGTTGGGGAATTCCCGATATTGCCGTTGATGCCCATGTCCAACGCATATCAAAAAGGCTTGGGTGGACAGAGGAAAAAGATGACCACCTTCGGACTCAGACAAAACTTAAAACACTTTTGCCCATCCATGAATGGGTTTACGTAAATCACCTCTTGGTCTCATTGGGGCGGCACGTTTGCCGCCCTCAGAGACCACTATGTCATCAGTGCGTGCTTAACAGCCTTTGTCCTTATCCCAGCAACCCCTGA
- a CDS encoding YqeG family HAD IIIA-type phosphatase codes for MNLEPTAYFSRVSDIPLDMLISDGVGTLVVDVDNTLMPYDEDNIPDDIAEWMRKAKRHFTVVVISNTKPYRAKIIRKTLHVPAYGMCMKPLPISWLVLRRRVPKDKPAVVIGDQFFTDGLYAKWNNLKFIKVEPLSPKDATHTKVTRWLEKILFTTNTKPSD; via the coding sequence ATGAATCTCGAGCCCACTGCCTATTTTAGTCGCGTTAGCGACATTCCTCTTGACATGTTAATAAGTGACGGTGTGGGTACTTTAGTTGTGGATGTGGACAACACACTGATGCCCTATGATGAAGACAACATTCCTGATGACATAGCTGAATGGATGCGCAAAGCAAAAAGGCATTTCACCGTTGTGGTCATAAGCAATACGAAACCTTACCGAGCAAAGATTATAAGGAAGACTTTACATGTACCAGCTTATGGAATGTGCATGAAACCGCTACCCATATCATGGCTGGTACTCAGAAGACGTGTGCCCAAAGATAAACCAGCTGTAGTCATAGGTGACCAGTTTTTCACTGACGGGCTTTACGCCAAATGGAACAACCTTAAATTCATAAAAGTGGAACCACTATCACCGAAGGATGCTACCCACACCAAAGTGACCCGTTGGTTAGAAAAGATTCTGTTCACCACCAACACAAAGCCGTCTGACTAA
- a CDS encoding Nif3-like dinuclear metal center hexameric protein, with translation MMTTQEIMELAMEMSQLEVEPADSGIYVEGQGIKNVFFGIDIGVEELLWARQQGFDLVIAHHPPNAALRYEDIYKRHATFMMQAGIPAEEAHSAIADKLVDLHIQSKTENFTRVVGMAKLLNMPFMNIHAPIDEITRKTLQKTIDDMLPATVSDIVHEMNQIDPFPHSPVKVEAIMGDPQQKVDRLPVLIGAFTNGGYHIAKVWFDHGFPGVVYMHIAPQEFQKLKVDFPDRVLVLTGHMPGDYVGALIFLRELKKRGINVVSVGFHELI, from the coding sequence ATGATGACTACACAGGAAATCATGGAACTGGCAATGGAAATGTCTCAGCTGGAGGTCGAACCAGCTGACTCAGGCATATACGTTGAAGGGCAGGGTATCAAAAACGTCTTTTTTGGTATTGATATTGGCGTGGAAGAACTGCTGTGGGCAAGACAACAGGGTTTTGATTTGGTCATAGCACATCATCCACCCAATGCAGCACTACGCTATGAAGATATTTACAAGAGGCATGCCACCTTCATGATGCAGGCAGGCATACCGGCTGAGGAAGCTCACAGCGCCATTGCTGATAAACTGGTGGATCTGCACATTCAGTCGAAAACAGAGAACTTCACACGCGTTGTGGGCATGGCGAAGCTACTGAATATGCCTTTTATGAACATTCACGCTCCCATTGACGAAATTACTCGTAAAACACTTCAAAAGACTATTGATGATATGCTCCCAGCCACAGTTTCTGATATTGTTCATGAAATGAATCAGATTGATCCGTTTCCCCACAGTCCTGTGAAAGTGGAAGCTATTATGGGCGATCCACAGCAGAAGGTTGATAGACTGCCCGTGCTCATAGGAGCCTTCACCAATGGTGGGTACCATATTGCAAAAGTGTGGTTCGACCATGGCTTCCCTGGTGTGGTTTATATGCACATTGCTCCTCAGGAGTTCCAAAAGCTTAAAGTGGACTTTCCTGACCGCGTTTTAGTGCTTACAGGTCACATGCCTGGTGATTACGTAGGTGCATTAATTTTCCTTAGGGAGCTTAAAAAGAGGGGCATTAACGTGGTTTCTGTTGGTTTTCATGAGCTTATTTGA
- a CDS encoding prepilin peptidase, giving the protein MWVNALLFFVVGTVVGSFLNVVIYRLPRNESIAFPPSHCPKCNHKLAPWDLIPILSYLFLEGRCRYCGEPISWQYPVVETITGLLFAVASFLPLPEMIFFIIFVCFSIAISWIDLQTMLIPEVLILPLIAVLVLSRTYTYQWFILTGAFSLFLIHLIIHLIVPDGFGMGDVFYAAAVGLMLSPHLLLVWFVTTYALGTIVGLSLIGLNKMERKTPLPFAPIMFAGTLITYFFGSYIYNWYLTLFL; this is encoded by the coding sequence ATGTGGGTAAACGCTTTACTGTTTTTTGTTGTGGGCACCGTGGTAGGCTCTTTTCTCAATGTAGTAATTTACAGGCTTCCGCGAAATGAGAGCATTGCTTTCCCACCCAGCCACTGCCCCAAGTGCAATCACAAATTAGCCCCATGGGACCTCATTCCCATATTGTCATACCTGTTTTTGGAAGGCAGGTGCAGGTACTGCGGTGAGCCCATATCCTGGCAGTATCCCGTAGTTGAAACCATTACTGGCTTACTGTTCGCCGTGGCAAGTTTCCTACCTTTGCCAGAGATGATCTTTTTCATCATCTTTGTGTGCTTCTCCATAGCAATAAGCTGGATTGACCTGCAGACCATGCTCATCCCAGAAGTGCTCATCCTTCCGTTGATTGCAGTTCTCGTATTAAGTAGAACTTACACATATCAGTGGTTCATTCTCACAGGTGCTTTTTCCCTCTTCTTAATCCACCTAATCATTCATTTGATTGTTCCTGATGGTTTTGGCATGGGCGACGTGTTCTATGCAGCCGCCGTGGGTTTAATGCTCTCACCCCATCTGCTGCTTGTGTGGTTTGTTACAACTTACGCATTAGGTACCATCGTTGGCCTGAGCTTAATTGGCTTAAACAAAATGGAGCGAAAGACACCTTTGCCCTTCGCCCCAATCATGTTTGCTGGAACCCTTATTACATACTTTTTTGGAAGTTACATTTACAACTGGTATCTTACCTTGTTCTTGTGA
- a CDS encoding carbon starvation CstA family protein, protein MALTLFLVAAVLFIVAYIVYGGYQERVYELDSSRKTPAEELYDGIDYVPTHPMILLGHHFSSIAGAGPIVGPITAANLFGWLPAYLWIVIGSIFFGAVHDFGAIVGSIRHKALSIGELVNEYVGHRGKILFNLFAWLTLVLVVANFLELAAGSFAGDPAVAFSAVVYIVLAVIFGLLVYRYHLSILWATIICLPFVIGALFFGNSSAWVQSTFVMSASTWRWILIFYIFLASVLPVWILLQPRDYLSSWFLYFAIIIATIGILFGGHVLDVNLPVYKGWYAGGNNYLWPMLFITIACGAISGFHSLVGSGTTAKQLRNEKDSKLIGYGGMLLEGLVAVIALITVMNAGKILAPVEGAAPNPQYTFGVGFSKFWSIFGLPANVGISFGMFTINTFILTTLDTATRLGRFQLQELTGNRLDRYTATIVTLIAMALLVFMKTGDQPVWAVIWPVFGSANQLLAGLALLAVTAWIMKGLHKSAWFTAVPMVFMIITTIAALFLLVRSNITKTATLPLAIVAIVLIILAVWLVVEAYNALVKKNA, encoded by the coding sequence ATGGCGTTGACGCTTTTTTTGGTAGCCGCAGTCTTGTTTATCGTTGCTTACATTGTTTATGGCGGCTATCAAGAGAGAGTGTATGAACTGGACAGTAGTAGAAAGACTCCAGCCGAGGAACTGTACGATGGCATTGACTACGTTCCCACTCATCCCATGATTCTTTTGGGTCACCACTTTTCCAGCATAGCTGGTGCAGGCCCCATCGTTGGACCAATTACTGCAGCGAACTTGTTTGGGTGGCTGCCCGCTTACTTGTGGATCGTTATTGGTTCCATTTTCTTCGGTGCCGTTCATGACTTTGGCGCCATAGTGGGTTCCATCAGGCACAAAGCTCTCAGTATTGGTGAGCTGGTCAATGAGTATGTTGGGCATCGTGGAAAGATTCTTTTTAACTTATTTGCGTGGCTTACGTTGGTCTTGGTGGTTGCAAACTTCCTTGAACTTGCTGCAGGCTCCTTTGCTGGTGACCCTGCTGTGGCTTTCAGTGCTGTGGTGTACATTGTACTGGCAGTCATTTTTGGCTTGCTGGTTTACCGCTACCACTTGTCCATCTTGTGGGCTACCATCATCTGCTTGCCTTTTGTCATCGGTGCGCTCTTCTTTGGCAACAGTTCTGCGTGGGTGCAGTCAACGTTTGTGATGAGTGCATCTACATGGCGATGGATTCTCATCTTTTACATTTTCTTGGCTTCAGTTCTTCCCGTATGGATTCTGCTTCAGCCTCGTGATTATCTTTCTTCTTGGTTCCTGTATTTTGCCATCATCATTGCAACTATCGGTATCCTATTTGGCGGACACGTTTTGGATGTGAACCTTCCAGTTTACAAGGGGTGGTATGCAGGCGGTAACAACTACTTATGGCCCATGCTGTTCATTACCATTGCTTGCGGAGCCATAAGTGGTTTCCACTCCTTGGTGGGTAGTGGTACAACGGCAAAACAGCTTAGGAATGAAAAAGACTCCAAGCTCATTGGCTACGGTGGCATGCTTCTTGAAGGTTTGGTAGCTGTCATTGCTTTGATCACGGTTATGAATGCTGGTAAAATTCTTGCCCCAGTTGAAGGTGCAGCTCCAAACCCGCAGTACACCTTCGGTGTGGGTTTCTCGAAGTTCTGGTCAATTTTTGGTCTGCCAGCTAATGTAGGTATTTCATTTGGTATGTTCACTATTAACACGTTCATTTTAACTACCTTGGATACAGCTACGAGGCTTGGACGGTTCCAACTTCAGGAATTAACAGGAAACAGGTTGGACCGCTACACTGCTACCATAGTGACCTTAATTGCCATGGCACTGCTGGTGTTTATGAAGACTGGAGATCAGCCAGTATGGGCAGTAATTTGGCCTGTGTTTGGTTCTGCAAACCAGCTGCTGGCAGGTTTGGCACTTCTTGCTGTAACAGCTTGGATAATGAAGGGACTGCACAAATCCGCTTGGTTCACTGCTGTCCCCATGGTCTTCATGATCATTACCACAATTGCCGCTTTGTTCTTGCTTGTGCGTTCTAACATAACTAAGACTGCTACGTTGCCCTTGGCAATCGTTGCCATTGTGCTCATCATTTTAGCTGTTTGGCTTGTAGTCGAAGCTTACAATGCTTTGGTGAAGAAGAATGCCTGA
- a CDS encoding MBL fold metallo-hydrolase, with product MRITYLGHSCFYIDWNGQRIVTDPYNKGMFGEGGYAAQNVEADIVTVSHHHDDHNYTGDLKGEFKVVDRPGKYVFGNLNVEGLLSSHDKQGGAQRGENIIFKMSDGKTTLAHLGDLGRPLSEKEEKFLQGVNILMVPVGGFYTIDANEAYDVVQKIQPNIVLPMHFKTAKTQTWPITGVEDFLSHFPSNIIKSFRSEVDIKELPGQMEVWLLKPSR from the coding sequence ATGCGTATCACATATTTGGGTCACTCTTGCTTTTACATTGACTGGAACGGACAAAGAATAGTAACCGATCCTTACAACAAAGGCATGTTTGGTGAGGGGGGTTATGCCGCGCAAAATGTGGAGGCTGACATTGTTACGGTGAGCCACCACCATGATGACCACAACTACACGGGCGATCTAAAAGGAGAGTTTAAAGTTGTAGACAGACCTGGGAAGTACGTTTTTGGTAACCTAAACGTGGAAGGTCTCCTTAGCTCTCACGACAAACAAGGTGGTGCTCAAAGAGGAGAGAATATCATATTCAAGATGTCGGATGGCAAAACCACCTTAGCTCATTTGGGCGATTTAGGAAGGCCACTAAGCGAAAAAGAAGAGAAATTCTTGCAAGGAGTGAACATACTCATGGTTCCAGTAGGAGGTTTTTACACCATTGATGCAAATGAAGCGTATGACGTGGTCCAGAAAATACAGCCCAATATCGTACTGCCCATGCACTTCAAGACAGCAAAAACACAAACGTGGCCCATAACCGGCGTGGAAGATTTCCTAAGTCACTTCCCATCGAACATCATAAAATCTTTCCGTTCAGAGGTGGACATAAAAGAACTGCCCGGTCAAATGGAGGTCTGGCTGCTTAAGCCGAGCAGATGA
- a CDS encoding ribonuclease H family protein, whose amino-acid sequence MVGGKMVLRLYAGEAEKLEKILLQEGAQKKGSNLVINGVTLSLYKRKLVINAEDHALARFIVGFLTPIKPHGGSDEAGKGDLFGPLVVAGTFLEDQLAMRLAIDSKELSNGAVEKLAQFFKSKCQVVIEQVLPHELTSNMNAVLLKLHLNVYEELDHCRPFYVDDFGATAQLRSHGLVPIYRGEVIPAVAAASVVARATFLNWLKEHNLPAGSSREAQQVAVNIASEQGCSALRNVAKANFSLVRRLCVGGEQNLF is encoded by the coding sequence ATGGTAGGAGGCAAGATGGTACTAAGGTTGTATGCTGGAGAAGCAGAAAAGTTGGAGAAAATCCTTCTTCAAGAGGGAGCTCAGAAGAAGGGTAGTAACTTAGTTATTAATGGTGTGACCTTGAGTCTGTACAAGAGAAAACTAGTCATAAATGCAGAAGACCATGCTTTGGCACGATTCATTGTGGGTTTTTTAACTCCTATAAAGCCCCATGGTGGATCTGATGAAGCTGGTAAAGGAGACCTATTTGGGCCCTTAGTAGTTGCAGGCACTTTCTTGGAGGATCAATTGGCCATGCGCCTTGCCATTGACAGCAAGGAGCTATCCAATGGTGCTGTGGAAAAGCTTGCGCAGTTTTTCAAAAGTAAATGTCAGGTTGTAATTGAGCAAGTTTTGCCCCATGAACTAACCTCGAACATGAATGCTGTTTTGCTTAAGCTTCATCTGAACGTTTATGAAGAGCTGGACCACTGCAGGCCTTTTTATGTGGATGATTTTGGCGCTACTGCGCAGCTACGCAGTCATGGGCTTGTTCCTATTTACCGTGGAGAGGTTATACCAGCAGTGGCTGCAGCTTCAGTAGTGGCTCGGGCAACGTTTCTTAATTGGCTTAAGGAGCATAACCTGCCTGCGGGAAGTAGCCGAGAAGCTCAACAGGTTGCAGTAAATATTGCCTCAGAACAGGGGTGCTCCGCTTTAAGAAACGTTGCTAAAGCGAATTTTTCCTTAGTCAGACGGCTTTGTGTTGGTGGTGAACAGAATCTTTTCTAA